A section of the Labrus bergylta chromosome 21, fLabBer1.1, whole genome shotgun sequence genome encodes:
- the LOC136176985 gene encoding receptor-type tyrosine-protein phosphatase H-like isoform X2 has protein sequence MMKPFFFKIISDKLLLGFFLCLLWCVTDSNTTSTLITATTPTTISTTIKPPDDVEEVTVKIQDETSITLTWNKVNNLPTYFLKYDDKDGAKEKYINQTNGELAVVKEVSHLTAGTVYHFTVITTSDGLNSSGKSVETFTRPRNADNFKSIEETETSITLQWEKVENNDYLIKYGSNEKPFTVLDENPVKRNISGLTTMTEYNFTLFTVFKNTTSRGVHIIAFTAPPNPGDFKSVQQNETSITLQWEKVNGILNYTLKYNETEINVAAEGLVSEQYTISGLTSGTKYQFSLFAVFENVRSSGVRVSAVTAPPDTEAITIVGQTETSITLQWTKVDDMLNYTLVFDGSEIHIPASEGNLTTVSNLTSMTIYHFTLFTVFENVQSSGVRVSAVTAPPNTEAITVVGQNETSITLQWTKVDDMLNYTLVFDGFEIHIPASEGNLTTVSNLTSMTIYHFTLFTVFENVQSSGATISAVTAPPIKELKSVEQTETSITLRWKKVENILNYVLVHNQLEENVTASKEEFVTKTIIGLMSGTKYDFSLFALFHDVRSSGLNYTAATVPSPVALVNVTERSVDRITLVWENVRKDWTYTLQINGEDHHPEVLEDVVLKEILRLKPGTEYTFRVTTKFFGHNSSAFEDFTVTTIDCAAVDWKVTNSSITGTVEGLFSNATASNKSHSHVSPKGSTVSFTGLYPGATYKLFLIYEKQSRTFEQCKHTLTITPPDLSAHCEYLAAGYSVHISWNRPAGLWTAVEVNVAEKTHIVNDTEEHQVQISEFKPTKTYKVSVAALSGDLRSSTPFVFSCQTDPRGVIARSVMGVLLFAVLVCMAAFILLKRPDIIRRNKTFIGGPTEKDEKPKTVPVEKFPDHFYQLSVDDNRGFSQEYESLMPVGTEQTRKEANLLDNKPRNRFNNVLPYDWCRVKLTSSDANETSGYINANYMPGYNSSREYIATQGPLPSTVNDFWRMIWEQRVKGIVMVTNCKESGKAKCEQYWPGDSKPHMYGELVVTIRYEQKELFWILREFTVKHKNSSEERTVKHFHFTAWPDHGVPQGTEVLIQFRGLVRQHIEREGTGAPTVVHCSTGVGRTGTIIALDVMLQQLEKERAVSINAFVHKMRLSRPHMVQTKSQYVFLHQCIMDSLQQNERTAENIYENDDMIYANATALLQLYKSSNA, from the exons cccCTGATGACGTAGAGGAAGTTACCGTGAAGATTCAAGATGAGACAAGTATAACTCTGACGTGGAACAAAGTCAACAACCTCCCGACATATTTCCTAAAATATGACGACAAAGACGGTGCCAAGGAGAAATATATCAATCAAACCAATGGAGAGCTAGCTGTTGTAAAGGAGGTCTCTCATCTGACAGCTGGGACAGTATATCATTTCACTGTCATCACTACATCAGATGGACTCAACAGCAGTGGAAAATCAGTTGAAACGTTCACCC GGCCTCGTAACGCAGACAATTTCAAGTCCATTGAGGAAACTGAGACGAGTATAACTCTACAGTGGGAGAAAGTGGAAAACAATGACTATCTAATTAAGTATGGTTCAAATGAGAAACCATTCACCGTGTTAGATGAAAACCCAGTGAAAAGGAACATCTCAGGTCTCACAACTATGACCGAGTACAACTTCACCCTCTtcactgtgtttaaaaatacCACAAGCAGAGGAGTACACATCATTGCATTCACTG CTCCTCCCAACCCAGGGGACTTCAAATCAGTGCAACAAAACGAGACCAGCATCACTCTGCAGTGGGAAAAAGTTAATGGCATCCTCAATTATACACTTAAGTATAATGAAACGGAGATAAACGTTGCAGCTGAGGGACTAGTTTCAGAGCAATACACAATCTCTGGTCTTACAAGTGGGACTAAATACCAGTTCAGTCTGTTtgcagtgtttgaaaatgtccgAAGCAGTGGAGTAAGAGTGTCTGCAGTCACAG CCCCTCCTGACACAGAAGCAATAACAATAGTTGGACAAACTGAGACCAGCATCACTCTGCAGTGGACCAAAGTTGATGACATGCTCAATTATACACTTGTGTTTGATGGATCTGAGATACACATCCCTGCATCAGAGGGAAATCTAACAACAGTTTCAAATCTCACCAGTATGACTATATAccacttcactctcttcactgtgtttgaaaatgtccaaAGCAGTGGAGTAAGAGTGTCTGCAGTCACAG CCCCTCCTAACACAGAAGCGATAACAGTAGTTGGACAAAATGAGACCAGCATCACTCTGCAGTGGACCAAAGTTGATGACATGCTCAATTATACACTTGTGTTTGATGGATTTGAGATACACATCCCTGCATCAGAGGGAAATCTAACAACAGTTTCAAATCTCACCAGTATGACTATATAccacttcactctcttcactgtgtttgaaaatgtccaaAGCAGTGGAGCGACCATCTCAGCGGTCACTG CGCCTCCAATCAAAGAACTTAAATCAGTTGAACAAACAGAGACCAGCATTACTCTGCGGTggaaaaaagtggaaaacatCCTCAACTATGTACTTGTGCACAATCAACTTGAGGAAAACGTCACAGCATCAAAAGAAGAGTTTGTGACCAAAACAATCATTGGACTTATGAGCGGGACTAAATATGATTTCAGTCTCTTTGCTCTGTTTCATGATGTCAGAAGCAGCGGACTTAACTACACTGCAGCCACGG TTCCCTCCCCAGTGGCTTTAGTGAACGTGACTGAACGCTCTGTGGACAGAATAACCCTTGTGTGGGAGAATGTGAGGAAAGACTGGACCTACACTCTCCAGATAAATGGGGAAGATCACCATCCAGAAGTACTCGAGGATGTGGTGTTAAAAGAAATCCTCCGTCTCAAGCCTGGCACAGAGTATACATTCAGGGTGACCACAAAGTTCTTTGGACACAACAGCTCTGCTTTTGAAGACTTCACAGTGACAA CCATAGACTGTGCAGCTGTAGACTGGAAAGTTACGAACTCATCGATCACAGGAACGGTTGAAGGCTTGTTCTCAAATGCAACGGCATCTAACAAATCACACAGTCATGTCAGTCCCAAAGGTAGCACTGTGTCGTTTACTGGCCTTTACCCTGGAGCGACCTACAAGCTATTTCTGATATATGAAAAACAATCCAGAACCTTTGAacagtgtaaacacacactgacgATCA CTCCTCCAGATTTAAGTGCTCACTGTGAGTACTTGGCGGCTGGATATTCAGTACATATCAGCTGGAACAGACCAGCTGGACTGTGGACCGCAGTGGAGGTGAACGTGGCGGAGAAAACTCACATAGTGAATGACACGGAGGAACATCAAGTCCAAATATCTGAATTCAAACCTACCAAAACATATAAGGTGTCCGTTGCAGCACTGTCTGGAGATTTAAGGAGTTCtacaccttttgttttttcatgtcaaACTGATCCGAGGG GAGTCATTGCAAGGTCTGTAATGGGTGTGCTACTTTTTGCTGTTCTGGTCTGTATGGCTGCATTCATTCTGTTGAAAAGACCAGATATTATCAG gagaaacaaaacattcattGGTGGTCCCACAGAAAAGGATGAAAAGCCTAA AACTGTTCCTGTGGAAAAGTTTCCAGACCACTTCTACCAGTTAAGTGTGGATGACAACAGAGGTTTCAGCCAGGAATATGAG AGCCTCATGCCTGTTGGTACAGAGCAGACACGTAAGGAAGCTAATCTTCTTGACAACAAACCGAGGAATCGCTTCAACAACGTCCTGCCAT ACGACTGGTGTCGGGTGAAGCTCACTTCATCAGATGCCAATGAAACATCTGGCTACATTAATGCCAATTACATGCCT GGctacaacagcagcagagagtaCATTGCCACTCAGGGCCCTCTGCCCTCCACAGTCAATGATTTCTGGAGAATGATCTGGGAACAGAGAGTGAAAGGTATTGTCATGGTAACCAACTGCAAAGAGAGCGGAAAG GCTAAGTGTGAACAATACTGGCCTGGAGACAGCAAACCTCACATGTATGGAGAGCTGGTGGTCACCATCAGATATGAGCAGAAGGAGCTTTTCTGGATATTAAGGGAATTTACAGTAAAACAT AAGAACAGCTCAGAGGAACGcacagtgaaacattttcacttCACCGCCTGGCCTGATCATGGAGTTCCACAGGGCACAGAGGTCCTGATCCAGTTCAGAGGACTGGTGAGACAGCACATAGAGAGAGAAGGGACTGGAGCACCTACTGTGGTCCACTGCAG TACCGGAGTAGGGAGGACAGGCACCATTATTGCCCTGGATGTCATGCTTCAGCAgcttgagaaagagagagccgTTAGCATCAACGCTTTCGTGCACAAGATGAGGCTGAGTCGACCACACATGGTGCAAACAAAG tCCCAGTATGTTTTCTTGCACCAGTGCATCATGGACAGTCTGCAGCAAAACGAGAGGACTGCAGAGAACATATATGAGAATGATGACATGATATATGCCAATGCCACTGCACTCCTGCAGCTTTACAAAAGTAGCAACGCTTAA